Part of the Syntrophotaleaceae bacterium genome, CCTGGCGGCTGTAGCCGTCGGCCTGGTCTTCCGTGAGGTTTCCGCGATGACCATCGGTTTTGGCGCTGTGCTGCTCGGCATTGCCGTCGACTTCGGCCTGCATGTCTATTTTGCCCTGCGTCGCGGAGGAGGAGAGGCGGCAGACATCGTCGGGTCCGTCAGCCGTCCCGTTGTTTTCGGCTGCATGACCACGGTGGCCGCTTTTGCCGTGCTCCTTTCCTCAGATCTTCCCGGACAGCGGCAGCTGGCGGTTTTTTCCATCACCGGCCTCCTTGCGGCCCTGCTGCTGGCCCTGGTGGTGCTGCCCCACCTGCTCACGACAGGACATGATTCTGAACAGCTTTCTACGCCGCCGACCCCGCGCGGCGGCCGCCTGATCGTCGCCATCTGGCTGCTGCTCCTGGCCATTTGCGGCTGGCAGGCGACCAGGGTGACCATCGACGGCGACCTGCGTCGAATGAATCTGGTGCCGGACGAGCTGGCCGCCGACGAAGCGCAGGTGAGGCAGATTTGGGGACAGGTGCGGAGCCAGGCCATGGTCTGGGCTGTGGGAGACACCCTCGATCAGGCCCTGGCGACCAACGGCCAGGTGCTGCAACGCTTCGAAAAGAGCGGAGGGATCGAATCTTTGGTCAGCCTCTCCCCGCTGCTGCCATCGACCGGGGAGCAGGCGGAAAATCGGAGGCGCTGGCTGGAATTCTGGCAGGGCCCCGCGGGTCGGCGCGTCCTGGCTGCTCTTGAAGACGAGGCGAAGGCTCTCCGTTTCAGCGGCGACGCCTTCGCCCCCTTCCGGGAGTCCCTTGAAAAGCCGGTTCTTCCGATTACGCCGGCCGGCTTGCGGGAGGTTGGCCTTGGTGAAGTGGTCGATACGCTGGTGACGACTCTGGAGGATGGCCGGATCGGTGTGCTTAACCTGATACCGGAAAATCCCGAGATGCTGTCCAGGGCAGAGACGGCCCTGGCCGGCCTGGAGGATGTCCGCCTGGTGGCTCAGGGCCGGTTTCGACAGGAACTCAGTGTGGCCATCGAAAAGGATTTTATCCGCTTCATCCTCGCGGCAGGACTGGTTGTGCTGGGGCTGCTGGCCATTCTGTTCCGCAAGCCGTGGGAAATCCTAGCGGCACTGGTGCCGGTGGCGACCGGTCTGGTGATGATGTTCGGGATCATGGGAATGTTGGGACTGAGCTTCAACCTGTTCAACATCATTGCCGCCATACTCGTGATCGGTCTCGGCGTCGATTACGGCATTTTCATGGTCCACCGCCAGAAAGAGGGGATGGACCGGGCCACCGGACAGGCAGTGCTGGTCTCCGGTCTCACCACACTGGCCGGTTTTGGAGCTCTCGTGCTGGCCCGCCATCCGGCCCTGCATTCCATCGGCGTCACCGTGCTGCTGGGCATCGGCAGCGCAATTCCGGCAGCGCTGTGGGTGATTCCGGCGTTGTATCAGGTTGGAAAGCATGGGGCGTTGAGAAAAACTTATAAAGGCAATAATCGGACGCGGATGAACGCGGATGAACGCGGATAAGGCCGAAAACCCCAACAAGACGCCTTGGTTTTGGTTTATCCGCGTATGCGAGCATCAGATTTTATCCGCGTCCTAATTCTGGTTTAAAAGGTTTTCGGCCGTTATGAAAAAACTGCTGCCGATCATGCTTCTCCTGCTCCTGGCGGCCTGCGCTGCGCCTGCCCGGGTGCCGATCCCGGTCATTGAGCCAGCCCCTGCGGGACTTGCCACAGAGGATCTGGCTTCGGCGGTCTGGACAGAACGGCCCGCGGTCATGCGCCTGCGGCAGACGGCCCGGTTCAGCTTTCGAGGCCGGGAAGTGCCGATGATCGGCATGATGGAGCTCGATACCCGCTCTAAGAAAACGCGGCTGGTGGCGGTCAATCAGATGGGTGTCAAGCTGTTCGATCTGGAAGTGACCCAAAGCGGGGTCGTGGAACATTACCTGCTGCCCCAGCTGGCCCGCTATCCCCGTTTTGGTGAGGCGGTTGCGGTTTCACTTCGTCGAATCTTTCTGTCGCCCGTTCCAATCCAGGAAACCGACGTTCTGGAAACAAGGGAGGACGGCGGCTATCGTCTCAGCGGCGAGCGCAATGCCGACCAGGTTGCGTTTCTGTTCGGCAGCGACCCGGTGCGGTTGATTGAACAAACCCTGCGGGGCCCGAAGGACGACTGGAAGGTGGTCTATCTCGATTATTGCCTCCTTGCGGAACAGCCTTATCCCAGGGAAATCGTACTGGAGGACCGGCGAGCCGGCTACAGGCTCGATTTGCGGATCGACAGCATAGAACACGGGGGTAACCGTTTATGAGCAGGCTGAAAAGAGCAATCGGCCGGGCGGCAGTGACTGACGCCGAGATAGACCAGGAGGGCGGGATCAGCCGCACTTTCCGCTTCCCCTCCGATTTTCTCGGATTTGCAGGCCATTTCCCCGGGTTTTCAATCGTGCCCGCAATTGTTCAGGTGATGGCGGCACAGCACCTGCCAGAACATTTAATGGCAACCGGGATGCGCTTGCGTGAGGTGAAAAACGCCAAGTTTTTTCTGCAACTCCGCCCCGAACAGGACATCAAAGTGCAGTGCCGTTTTCAACCGGGGGAGGATGAATGCCGTGTGGAGGCCCGTTTGACCTGTGAGCAGGGTTTGGCGGCTACCTTTACCCTAAAATTTTCTTCCGAGAGGTCCCCGGCATGAACAAACCCTATTTTCCCATGCAACCCGGCCAGCCGGACCCCCTGCGCGTCAGCGTCGAACGGGTGGTGCGATTCGAGGAGGTCGACCCCCTCGGCATCGTCTGGCATGGGCGATACCCGAGTTTTTTCGAGGATGCCCGGGTCGCGCTTGGAGAGAAGTACGGCATCGGTTACCTCGATTTTTACCGGGAACAGGTGTTGGCCCCGATCCGGAAGATGCATGTGGACTATTTTCGACCCCTGATGTTCGGTCAGCGGTTTTATATAGAGGGAATTCTCCATTTCAGCGAGGCCGCCCGACTCAACTTCGAATTTATTTTGCGCAATGAGGCGGGGGAAATAACCTCCTCAGGATATACCGTGCAGATGATGATGGACAGCGAACACAACGTATTGCTGGCACAGCCCGAATTTTACTTCGATTTTCTTCGGCGCTGGCGGGAAGGGAGTCTGAGGTGAAGGACGTCGTCATCACGGCTGCCGCCGCCGTGACCGGTTTGGGCGATACACTGGACACGACATGGGAAAGACTGCTTCGCGGGGAGAGCGCTTTCGCTCCCGTGGAACGCTTCGACACCGGCGCGTATACCAGTTCGATGGCCGCCTGCGTACCGGGTCTGCCGCTTTCTCGCTGCGGTTCGCGGTTGCCCTCCCTGCTTGACCGGTTGCTTGCCCAAGTCGATTCCGTTCCCGCTGACAGCCGCCTGCTGTTGGCCACGACCAAGGGGGCCGTCGATCTTTTCGATCAGCAACGCAACGGCAGGCCGCTAGCGGTCGGGGAAGTCTTTCCGAAAACCCTGCTGGACGATCTCGGCGATCGTTTCGGCCTGGAGAAGCCCTTTTGCAACATCAACGCTGCCTGCGCCTCCTCCACCATCGCCGTAGGGAGGGGAGCTGCCGCCATCGCCCATGGCCGGGCGGAGGCGGTGCTGGTCGTCTGCTGCGATCTGGTCACCGAATTCGTATTGTCCGGGTTTTCCGCGCTCATGGCGCTCGATCCGGAGGGCAGCCGCCCCTTCGATCGGAACCGGGCGGGATTGACCCTGGGCGAGGGAGCGGCAGCGTTGCTGCTGATGAGCCGTGAACGGGCCGAAGAGGAAGAACGTCCCGTACTGGCCCGGATTCTCGGCTGGGGCGCCGCCAACGACGCCCATCACATTACGGCCCCGGCAAGAGACGGCAGCGGCCTGATTCTCGCCGTGCGCCAGGCTCTGCAAACCGCCGGCATATCTTGTGAAGCGGTGGACGGCATCAGCGCCCACGGCACCGGAACCGTCTATAACGACCTGATGGAACTGACCGCATTCCGTGCCCTGTTTGGCGAGGAGATTCCGCCGCTGCATTCGGTCAAAGGGGCGATCGGTCACACCCTCGGTGCCGCGGGCGGCATCGAAATCGCCCTCGGCATCCGTTCCCTGGACACCGGACTGTTACCACCTACCGTTGGCCTGAATGAACCGGAACCCGCCGCCCTTGGCCTCGTCGATACCAGGATCCGTCCTTTCAGGGGGCAGGTACTGCTCAGTACCAACTCGGGATTCGGCGGCATCAACAGCGCTGTGCTGCTTGGACGGGAGGTGGCAGGATGAGGGCTTCAGTCATCGGCATCGGATGGATTACCGCCGCCGGCATCGGCAGGGGAAGACGGAAGGATCCTTTCGCCATGCTTCCTGGCGATCTGCCGGTTTTCACCCGCAAGGATGTGTTCGCCGAGGCTTTTCCCCGGTTCGGGCGTCTGGATGGGTTTTCCCGTCTCGGTCTCGCCGGCATCGCTCTGGCTCTGGACGATGCCGGGCTGGATCAGTGGGAACAGAAAAGGAACATCGGGGTCATGGCTGGTACGACCTATGGATGTCTGGCAACCGACATCGCCTATTTCGACACGGTTCTTCCCGAGAAGGGGGCGATGGCCAGTCCCAACCTGTTTGCCTACACCCTGTCGAACACGTTCCTTGGCGAGGCGGCGATCCGATTCGGCCTGACCGGCAGCAGTCTGGTCGTCAACGATTCCGATCACGCCGGTTTTTCCCCGCTGCGGATGGCCCTGGAAAGCCTCGCCTGGGGCGAGTCTCCGACCATGCTCGCCGGCATCTGCGACCTGGCGCCGATGGCAGGGATGGCACCAACACAGGGGCCGCCACCGGGTACGGTGTTTTTGGTACTCACCGCAAGCAGACCCGATTCGACCCGGGTTTATGCCGAAATCACCATGGATAACTCCGGGGTTGTTTCGGTCAACGGGTTTGCTGTCAAGAGTTGGATAAGTCTGGTCGAGGGTTGTCTGGCAGGATGCTGAAAAGCAGGTGGGTCCCCTTTGGCTCATGCGTCCCATAGGTCCCATACCGTCAGGATTCAAAGACGATTAAGCAAACAACGGGAGTTTTTGCCCATGAAAATGAAATTGATCTACCCCCGCTGGCCCAAACTCGACCGGCAGACCGAGTTTCACCTGCCGCCGCACGGGCCTGCGGTCTTTGCCGCTACGGTGCCGTCCGAGGTCGAACTCGAATTCACCGACGAGAACCTCGAGACGGTCGATTTTGAAAAGCCGGTCGACCTTGTTGGGATCTCCACCATGCTGACCGCCCAGCTGCCGCGGGCCTTCGAGATCGCCGGAGAGTTTCGCCGGCGCGGCGTACCGGTTATTTTCGGCGGCATTTCCACCATGTTGCATGCCGAAGAAGTGGCAAACCATGCCGATTCCGTTTTCCTCGGCGAAACCGAAGGGCGTTTCGGACAGGTGGTCGACGATTTCAAAAAGGGCCGGCTGAAGAAAGTCTACGACTACATGCAGGATCCCCCCGATACGGCCCTGATCGGTACGGCCCGCCGGGAAATTCTCAATCGCGAACTGTACAACTATCGCGGGGTGCAGATGCTGGATCTGGTGCATGCCTCCCGCGGCTGCAAGTTCGACTGTTTCCCCTGCTGCACCGGATTTCTCGGCGGCAAAAAATTCCGTCCCCGCCCTATCGACAGGGTCATCGAGGAGATGGAGTCGATCCGCAACAATCGTCTGTTCATCGTCGACAATTCTTTGGCCCAGGACAAGCAGTGGCTCAAGGATCTCTTCACCGCCATGGCGCCTTTGAAGAAGAAATGGGTCAGTCATCCGATACTGGATGACGACGAGATTCTCAAACTGGCCGCCGACGCCGGTGCCTGGTATGTCTACCAGGCGGTGTTCGATACCTCGGACTTCATTCGCAACCGTATTCGCCGTCTCAAAGATCATGGCATCGGCGTGGAGGGAACCATTATCCTGGGGACCGACGAGCAGGACGAAGATTATATCAAGCGTCTGGTCGACTTTCTGCTGGAGGTTGAACTCGACGTGGCGGAGTTCACCATCCTCACCCCCTTCATGCATTCCCCGATCAGGCGCCAGATGGAGCTGGAGGGACGCATCCTAAGCAACGACTGGAGCCGCTACACGGCCGACAAGGTGGTTTTTCAGCCGAAGCAGATGACCCCGGAAAAGCTGCAGGAACTTTATTATTATGCCTGGGACACCTTCTACGCCGATTCAGGTCATCAGTTGAAGATGGGAGAGCTTTTCAAGCAGGTCATGCGCCGGGAGATGGACGACGGAACATACCGTCGCTACGATCCGAAAAAGCGGCGCAATTTCAAAAAACAACAGGAGTTTCTCAGCTCATGAGCCGGGTCTTCCTCTTCTCCGCCAACACCACCATAGAACCCTACCCGGTCTATCCCCTGGGCATGGCGCTCCTGGCCGGCGCCCTCGCCGAGCGGGGTCATGAGGTGCGGCAGTACGATTTTCTGGCGGCCGGCGAGAATGAAGAGGGACTCTGCCGGGAAATGGAGACATTCGCACCCGATCTGGTCGGCATGTCCCTGCGCAACATCGACAACGTCGACTCCTTCTGCGCGGAAAATGCCTGGTACCTGGCTCAGGCCCGGGAGCTGGTGCAGGGAATCCGGAAAACCACCACAGCACCTCTGGTTGTGGGTGGTCCGGCTTTTTCCATCATGCCTGAGGAGATTCTGGCTTATCTCGGCGCCGACTACGGCATCATCGGTGAGGGGGAGCAGGCCCTCTGCCGGTTGCTGGACGATCTGGCGGCGGGCAGGGAGCTTCCAGCCCTGATCCCGGCCGGAGAACCCTTGCAGGGATCGGAGATGGCGACCCCGCTGTTTCAGCCGGAACTCGTCGATTTTTACCTGGGGAAAAGCGGCATCATCAACCTGCAGACCAAGCGCGGCTGTCCCTACCGCTGCAGCTATTGCACCTATCCGCAACTGGAAGGCAGGAACTTTCGGCCGCGCCCGGTCAAGATGGTGGCGGATGACCTGGAACGGATTCGCCGGGAGAACCCGGAGGCCAGCGTCTTTTTCACCGACTCGGTGTTCAACGATCCCGGCGGGTATTACCTGGAGCTGGCCGAGGAGATTCTGCAGCGCGGAGTGATTATTCCCTGGAGCGCTTTTTTTCGCCCGCAGGATTTGGGACGCAAGGAACTGGAGGTGTTGAAGCGGGCCGGTCTCTATGCACTGGAACTGGGCACCGACGCGGCCAGCGATGCCACCCTGGCAGGCATGGACAAGGGATTCTCCTTTGCCGATGTTCTGAGGGTGAATGAGGCCTGCCTGGCCGAGGAGCTTCCCTGCGCCCACTTCATCATTTTTGGAGGGCCCGGGGAAACGCCCGAAACGGTGGAGGAGGGTCTCGGCAATATCGCTCGACTCGGACCGTCGGTTGTATTCGCCTTTTCCGGAATTCGCATCCTGCCGGGGGCGCCGCTGCAGCAACAGGCGGTGACAGAAGGGATTGTTACGGCTGATCAATCGTTGCTGATGCCCGCTTACTACTACTCCCCCCGGATCGATCCGGAGGCGATGAACGCCGCCATTGAAAAATCCTTCAAAGGTCGACGGAACAGGATATTCCCCCCGTCCGAAGGGCAGGCCCGGCTGGCGGTGATGCGCAAATTCGGGTTTAACGGCATTCTTTGGGACAAGTTGATTTCTTTCGGAAAAAAGCCGAGTTGAAAATCGTTTTTAAATAAGTCATATGGGACCCATAGGACCTATGGTCCCGTGAAACAAAAACAAGATGACCCATCTCAACCAAGACACCATCCTCCTGATCCATCCCCTCGGCTATCGGCCGGAGCGTGCCGGCCGCGATATTTCGCGGCTGGCCAATCTGATGCCGCCGTTGGGGCTGGCCGGCATCGCCGCCTATCTGGAACAGCGGGGGATTCGGTCCCATATCGTCGACTGCTTTGCCCATCCCGACGACGAGCGTGTCATTCGCGACACTCTGCGCGAAAAGCGTCCCGGCTTCATCGGTTTCAGCTGCACCACCTCCAGCTTTCTTGACGGGGTGAGACTGGCGGCCATGGCCCGCCGGGAGTTGCCGGGAGTTCGCACCGTGTTCGGCGGTCCTCATGTGTCGGCCCTGCGGGAGCGGCTGCTGCGCGACTATCCCGACGTCGACTACCTGGTGGTCGGAGAGGGCGAACAGACGCTGGCGGACCTGATTGAAGCCGAGGGCCAGGGTGCCGAGGCCATTCCCGGCGTTGTCTGCCGCCGGGGAGGGGAGGCGATATTCGGCGGCTTCCGCGGAAAGTGGATTGAGCTGGATGACCTGCCCTTTCCCGCCTATGAAAAACTGGCGGGCTATCCGGCCGCCTATCAGCTGCCGATTTTCAACTACCCGCGCACGCCGAACACCAGCTGCATCTCCAGTCGCGGTTGTCCCTATGCCTGCACCTATTGCGACCGTTCGGTGTTCCGCCGCTCTTTTCGCTTCAATTCGGCGGACTACCTCTACGCCCACCTCGCCTATCTGCGGGAGCGTTTCGGCATCCGTCACGTCAATTTCTACGACGATCAGTTCACCTTCAACCGCCGGCGAGTCGAGGACTTTTGCCGTATGATGATCGACCGCCCCCTCGGCATGACCTTCAACTGTGCGGTACGGGCCGAGCATGTCGATTTCGACCTGCTGCGGCAGATGAAGGCGGCCGGTTGCTGGATGGTGAGTCTCGGCATCGAAACCGGCGATCCCGAACTGCTCGCCCGGCATCGGCAGAATGCCGATCTGGAAATGCTGGCCGACACCATACGCCTGGTGAAGAAGGCCCGCATCCGGGTCAAGGGGCTGCTGATGATGGGCCTGCCCGGCGAATCGGAATCGAGCATCCGCCGCAGCATGGAGTACGTCTATTCCCTGCCCATCGACGATTTCAACCTGGCGAAATTCACGCCCTTTCCCGGTTCGCCCCTCTACGAACGGATACATGAGATGGGCTGTTTCGACGAGGACTGGGAGCAGATGGACTGCATGCATTTCAGGTTCATCCCGCACGGCATGAGCCGTGAACGGCTGGAAAAGCTGTTCATCGAATTTTACAAACGCCATTTCCAGCGCCCCCGGGTGCTGGCTGGTTATGTCGCCATGCTCTGGCGCTCGCCCGACAGCTGGAAGCGCTTCGCCCTCAACCTGGGGGATTTCCTGCGGTTTGCCCGCAGCAACCGGCGCATTGCCGGAAAGGGGGCGGCCGATGCCTGAAACGGTGCGCCTGCTGGTGGTGATCCCTCTCTACAACCACGGCGCCACGGTGCGCTCTGTGGTGGAAAAGACTCTGGCGATCCATGATCGGGTGGTGGTGGTCGACGACGGCAGCGTGGACGGCGGGGCAGATACCTTGGCCGGATTGCCGGTGGCAGTGCTGCGCCATGAGATCAATCGCGGCAAGGGCGCGGCGATCATGACCGCGGCCCGGGAGGCGCGGCGGCAGGGGATGACCCATATAGCCACCATCGATGCCGACGACCAGCACGATCCCGCCGATCTTCCCAAACTGCTGGCAGTTGCCCGGGAAAATTCCCTGGCGGTTGTGGTCGGCAAACGCGACTTCAATACCGAGAATGTTCCGGGAGGCAGCCGTTTCGGCCGCAAATTTTCCAATTTCTGGCTGCGACTGCAGACCGGAAGGTCACTGGGCGACACCCAGAGCGGCTTTCGCATCTATCCTCTGCGGGTGCTGGAGGGCCTCAAGCTCGGGGAGGTTCGTTACTCCTTCGAGATCGAGGTGCTGGTCAAGGCTGCCTGGGCCGGGGTGCCGCTGCTGGAGGCGCCGATTTCCGTGCATTATCCCCCCCGTGAAGAGCGGGTTTCCCATTTCCGCGGGTTCATGGACAACTTCCGCCTGACCCTGCTCAACACCCGTCTGACCCTGCGCTCGGTGGCTCCCTGGCCCCACCGCAAGATTGTCCCGGCCGGGGAGAGCGGTAACAAGCCCAGCGTGCTGCGGCCCATGCAGTCGCTGCGCACCTTGCTGACGGAGAATACCACCCCGGGCCAGCTGGCGGCTGCCGGGGCCCTGGGGGTGATGCTGGGCGCGGCCCCGCTGATCGCCTGTCATACCATCGCCATTCTGTTCGCCGCCGGTTTTCTGCGGCTCAACAAGGTGGCGGCGGTCAGCACCAGTCAGCTCTGCATGCCGCCCATCGTGCCGGCACTGTGCATCGAAGCTGGTTATTATATGCGCCACGGCAAGTTTCTCACCGAGGTGTCTCTGGAAACGCTCGGCTACCAGGGGGCGCAGCGTCTGTGGGAGTGGCTGCTGGGGTCGCTGGTCATCGGTCCGGTCCTGGCCCTGGCGGTGGCCGCCGTGATTTACGTCATGGCATGGATTGTAAAGAGTGAAGATGTCATCACCGAATAAAGAGAGATCGGTGGATAAGAAGAGCTGGACCAGCCGCAGCATCGGCGCCGCCTGGCAGCACCGTTTCTTCTATGGATTGATCCGTCTGTGCGGACGGCGGGCAGCTTACGCCATGCTCGCCGTGGTGATCTTTTACTACATGCTGTTCCGCCCCGACCAGCGCCGCAAAAGCGAATTCTATCTGCGTCGCCGTTTCCCTGGCGCGAGGGGCCTGCGGCTTTGGCTGCACAGCTACCGCATGAGCCTGGCTCTGGGAAAGTCCCTGATCGACCGGGCGGTGGTCGGCATCCTTGGTTCCTCCTCGACGCGCGTGGATCTGGAGGGGAAGGAGGAATTGCTGGCGTTGCTCGCTGAGGGCAAAGGGCTGATCCTGATCACTGCTCATGTCGGTTCCTGGCAGACGGCGATGGCCGCCCTCGATTTTCTCAACCAGCCGGTCAGTCTTCTCCTGCAGCGGGAAGCGGGCGACATCGACCGGCACTATTTCGAGCATGGCGGCCGGGATTGCCCGTTTCGCATCATCGACCCGAGCGGCTACCTGGGCGGGGCCCTGGAGATGATAGAGGTGCTCAAGAACGGAGAGATCCTCTCGGTCATGAGTGACCGGATGCTGGGTAGCGACAGAAACGCCGTGGCCGTCGATTTTCTTGGTGACCCGGTCCCGTTTCCATTCAGCGCCTACAAGCTGGCCTCTGCCACCGGCGCACCGGTCGGAGTGCTGCTTTCGGCCAAAACCGGTGTCGACAGCTACGAACTGCGCCTGGCGCGAGTGATTCGGGTGCCCTCCGGGCTGCGTCGCGGCAGCGAAGCCTTTGTTCCTTATGTCCGGCAGTTTGCCGAGACCTTGGAAGAATATACGCAGCGTTACCCCTATCAGTTTTTCAATTTCTACGACATGTGGGATTCGGAATTCGCGGAATCCGCGCCCGACCCCCAAGACCATAAGGAGTGATACGGAAATGTCGACCAAGGAAAAACTCAAGCAGATATTGGTGGAAGATCTCAATCTGGAAGACATGACTCCCGAGGAGATCGAAGACGACGCCCCTTTGTTCGGCGAAGGGCTGGGGCTCGATTCCCTCGATGCCGTCGAAATCGTGGTGCTGGTGCAGAAGCATTTCGGCGTGGAGATCAAGGATATGGAGGAGGGGCGTCCGGCCCTGCAGTCGATCAACAGCCTCGCGGCGTTCATCGAGGCGAAGCGGGCCGCATGAGTCCCCAGCGACCCATCGCCGTGACCGGCGCCGGATGCCTGTGTGCCGCC contains:
- a CDS encoding lysophospholipid acyltransferase family protein, yielding MDKKSWTSRSIGAAWQHRFFYGLIRLCGRRAAYAMLAVVIFYYMLFRPDQRRKSEFYLRRRFPGARGLRLWLHSYRMSLALGKSLIDRAVVGILGSSSTRVDLEGKEELLALLAEGKGLILITAHVGSWQTAMAALDFLNQPVSLLLQREAGDIDRHYFEHGGRDCPFRIIDPSGYLGGALEMIEVLKNGEILSVMSDRMLGSDRNAVAVDFLGDPVPFPFSAYKLASATGAPVGVLLSAKTGVDSYELRLARVIRVPSGLRRGSEAFVPYVRQFAETLEEYTQRYPYQFFNFYDMWDSEFAESAPDPQDHKE
- a CDS encoding phosphopantetheine-binding protein — translated: MSTKEKLKQILVEDLNLEDMTPEEIEDDAPLFGEGLGLDSLDAVEIVVLVQKHFGVEIKDMEEGRPALQSINSLAAFIEAKRAA